In a single window of the Pseudomonadota bacterium genome:
- a CDS encoding NAD(P)/FAD-dependent oxidoreductase, with the protein MKMPMQSSASSEINTNVVVIGGGHNGLVASCYLAKAGHNVVVVEAQKNVGGMTASGPFIKSAPKHIIHPCAVDAIFIRTSSIIEDLDLRKHGFITVDPNPSYAYLSPEGESIAFWSDPSKTADEIRRYSPSDARAYLEFANTLEALLGVALPMMRSDPRRPSIREVFRSLRSLTSHRKRLGEIGALALGTADQAVCERFDHPFVIAALLGLAGGAGPIDADGSGLAHIIVALLHRVGVGRPVGGMQSLAESLKKRLYEGGGSVLTGTPVEEILVTKGHAEGVRLADGRIIKADSVLAACDPRTALGSLLPDGAIDRRMKARVDHIPANARGAAPMKIDLALKGRVQISKHQKLRKDGVDLRVPALIIGTAEEIRSSFANSMRGELTPGLYYWAAVPTACDPSQAPDGQDVLYLYPPAVPAYPAEGWQSLRKKAENIIMSEAMLYFDNLDSLEIGRWVETPKDLCERTGAVNGCVTHVDFALLRSGPLRPAWGLGGYVTPVKGLFLGAAGSHPGGAVSGLPGKLASARVIRYLARCSR; encoded by the coding sequence ATGAAAATGCCTATGCAATCTTCAGCAAGCAGTGAAATAAATACTAATGTTGTAGTAATAGGCGGAGGTCATAATGGCCTTGTGGCATCATGTTATCTGGCAAAAGCCGGACATAATGTAGTAGTAGTTGAGGCGCAAAAAAATGTCGGAGGCATGACTGCCTCCGGCCCTTTTATCAAGTCAGCGCCGAAGCATATCATTCACCCGTGCGCAGTAGATGCTATCTTTATTCGCACATCCAGCATAATTGAGGACCTGGATTTGAGGAAGCATGGATTCATCACCGTAGATCCCAATCCTTCATACGCCTATCTTTCACCCGAAGGAGAGTCCATAGCATTCTGGAGTGATCCTTCAAAAACAGCAGATGAAATAAGGCGATATTCTCCATCGGATGCCAGGGCTTATCTTGAATTTGCCAATACACTTGAAGCACTTCTTGGTGTCGCCCTTCCCATGATGCGCTCCGATCCCCGAAGACCATCCATCAGAGAAGTTTTTCGTTCACTTCGTTCATTAACATCCCATCGTAAACGGCTCGGCGAGATAGGAGCTCTTGCCCTGGGTACGGCTGATCAGGCTGTGTGCGAACGTTTCGACCATCCTTTTGTTATTGCGGCTCTTTTGGGACTTGCCGGAGGCGCTGGCCCAATAGATGCTGATGGCAGCGGGCTTGCCCATATTATAGTTGCTCTTTTGCACCGGGTAGGAGTCGGCCGCCCGGTCGGAGGTATGCAATCACTGGCGGAATCTCTTAAAAAAAGGTTGTACGAAGGTGGGGGTTCTGTCCTGACCGGAACACCTGTTGAAGAAATACTTGTTACCAAAGGGCATGCAGAAGGTGTCCGCCTTGCCGATGGGCGTATAATTAAAGCGGATTCCGTGCTGGCAGCCTGTGACCCGCGTACAGCACTGGGTAGCCTGTTGCCTGATGGCGCCATAGACAGACGAATGAAGGCACGCGTCGATCATATTCCTGCAAATGCCCGAGGTGCTGCACCAATGAAAATCGATCTTGCTCTTAAGGGCCGTGTTCAAATTTCCAAACATCAGAAGCTCAGAAAAGACGGTGTCGATCTCAGGGTGCCTGCATTAATTATCGGAACAGCAGAAGAAATACGATCTTCCTTTGCAAACTCCATGCGGGGTGAGCTTACACCCGGTCTTTATTACTGGGCAGCTGTTCCAACAGCATGCGATCCGAGTCAGGCACCTGACGGGCAGGATGTTTTATATCTGTATCCGCCTGCTGTTCCGGCATATCCTGCTGAAGGCTGGCAATCTTTACGGAAAAAAGCGGAAAATATAATAATGTCTGAAGCTATGCTTTACTTTGACAACCTCGATTCACTTGAGATAGGGCGATGGGTTGAAACACCTAAAGATCTTTGTGAGCGGACAGGTGCTGTTAACGGATGTGTAACCCATGTTGATTTTGCTCTTCTTCGGTCGGGTCCATTAAGGCCGGCCTGGGGATTAGGCGGGTATGTAACTCCTGTGAAAGGACTTTTTTTAGGAGCTGCCGGTTCCCATCCGGGTGGAGCTGTTTCCGGTTTACCAGGTAAACTTGCCTCAGCGAGAGTCATCCGATACCTTGCCCGGTGTAGCCGTTAA
- a CDS encoding FAD-dependent oxidoreductase → MEGQFNYLFTPIKIGNMIVRNRIYFGPHGNMLTTNYIIDDRYVEYHKARARGGTGLQIAGMMSVMKNSRDLAGIQEVYDEKAVPMLRKLGEAVHSEGGRMLVQLVHAGRESDIELSRLPTWAPSAIPSTVMFRFIPKAMEIEDIKETVKAFARSALFVKEAGLDGAEIHGASGYLLHEFMSPAVNQRTDEYGGSLKNRMRFPLEVIDEIRKAVGNDFVVGYRLPGDDFLQDGNTIDDYKEIAKQLEETRQIDFIHIGGPFYEGIQGIGCGMQTPLGLYVPYALSFKEAVDLPILNDFRINDPVQAENILANGQGDMVGMVRGLIADPELPNKAREGRLEEIRYCIACDQGCLGRASKGKAITCTQNAVVGFEKEIGTLEPAKFKKKVVVVGGGPAGMETARVARMRGHEVVLYENHKELGGQVNIAVKAPARKEFGGIKRYLAKQMEILGVKVNLGIEATPELIESEQPDAVVIATGTVPFLPPIPGIDQNNVVTVEDVLLEKVKVGQSVVVVDGGDGHWQCCATAEYLLDQNKYVEIITPLLFVGMELAATSDLLSFYFRVRPKGCIFTPNTELIGISGNTLTVLDIYSNAVRKIEGVNTVVLATGSRSNNRLYYALKGKVKELHAAGDCVSPRLALDAIYDGYNLGRKL, encoded by the coding sequence ATGGAAGGGCAATTTAACTATTTATTCACTCCGATAAAAATCGGAAACATGATCGTAAGAAATAGGATATATTTTGGCCCACATGGGAACATGCTGACAACAAACTATATCATAGACGATCGGTATGTGGAGTATCATAAGGCAAGAGCCAGAGGCGGCACCGGTTTACAGATTGCTGGAATGATGTCAGTAATGAAAAACAGCAGAGATCTGGCGGGCATTCAGGAGGTTTATGATGAGAAGGCCGTTCCTATGCTGAGAAAACTCGGTGAGGCTGTACATAGTGAGGGAGGGCGGATGCTTGTGCAATTAGTTCATGCGGGCAGAGAATCGGATATTGAGCTTAGCCGCCTCCCTACATGGGCTCCCTCCGCAATTCCTTCAACCGTCATGTTTCGTTTTATTCCCAAAGCTATGGAGATTGAAGATATCAAAGAAACGGTTAAGGCCTTTGCTCGCTCGGCATTGTTTGTCAAAGAAGCCGGTTTAGATGGTGCAGAAATTCATGGGGCCTCCGGTTATTTACTGCATGAGTTTATGTCACCGGCAGTAAATCAAAGAACAGACGAATATGGCGGGAGCCTGAAAAATCGTATGCGCTTTCCCCTTGAGGTAATAGACGAGATTCGCAAGGCCGTTGGAAATGATTTTGTAGTAGGTTACCGGCTTCCCGGCGATGATTTTCTGCAAGATGGAAATACGATTGATGACTATAAAGAAATAGCAAAACAACTAGAAGAGACCAGGCAAATTGATTTTATTCATATCGGAGGCCCCTTCTATGAAGGAATTCAAGGTATCGGTTGTGGTATGCAAACGCCTTTGGGACTCTATGTCCCTTATGCTTTGTCGTTCAAAGAAGCCGTTGATCTTCCTATATTAAATGATTTCAGGATTAATGATCCCGTTCAGGCGGAAAACATTCTGGCCAATGGTCAGGGTGATATGGTGGGAATGGTTCGAGGCCTTATAGCTGATCCCGAGCTTCCCAATAAAGCCAGAGAGGGAAGATTGGAAGAGATTCGTTACTGTATTGCCTGCGATCAGGGCTGTCTCGGAAGAGCTTCAAAAGGGAAAGCAATTACCTGTACCCAGAATGCTGTTGTTGGTTTTGAGAAGGAAATAGGCACATTAGAGCCAGCTAAGTTCAAAAAGAAAGTGGTAGTGGTAGGGGGTGGACCAGCAGGGATGGAGACGGCCAGGGTAGCCAGGATGAGAGGTCATGAGGTAGTACTTTATGAAAATCATAAGGAGCTGGGTGGACAGGTTAACATTGCTGTCAAAGCACCTGCCAGGAAAGAATTCGGTGGCATAAAAAGGTATCTGGCCAAGCAGATGGAAATACTTGGGGTAAAGGTTAATTTGGGAATTGAGGCAACGCCGGAGCTTATCGAGAGTGAACAGCCGGATGCGGTGGTGATTGCGACCGGTACAGTCCCCTTCCTGCCTCCTATCCCGGGAATTGATCAGAATAATGTGGTTACGGTAGAGGATGTATTGCTGGAAAAAGTAAAAGTTGGGCAGAGTGTTGTTGTAGTAGACGGCGGAGACGGTCATTGGCAGTGCTGCGCAACGGCAGAATATCTACTTGACCAGAACAAGTATGTGGAAATCATTACACCATTGCTTTTTGTGGGTATGGAATTGGCCGCGACAAGCGATTTGCTCAGTTTCTATTTCAGGGTACGGCCCAAGGGCTGTATTTTCACTCCCAATACGGAGCTAATAGGAATATCGGGAAATACACTGACGGTTCTCGATATTTATTCCAATGCGGTAAGAAAGATTGAGGGAGTGAATACGGTGGTTCTTGCTACAGGAAGCAGATCGAATAATCGTCTCTACTATGCCCTGAAAGGTAAGGTAAAGGAGTTGCATGCAGCGGGTGATTGTGTATCACCGCGCTTAGCTCTGGATGCCATCTATGACGGCTATAATCTGGGAAGAAAATTATAG
- a CDS encoding FAD-dependent oxidoreductase, with amino-acid sequence MNKDYDWRVGKKPLDKPEDAEPIQPVDPPAKWDQEADIVVVGSGGGGLAGSLKANSEGYSVILLEKLKFTGGTSQYAGAFYAYNSRIQKKEGIEWDVNEVAMGSLFETGYTGNIHLFRNMIQKSGEVVDWIEDQGFKWENERAGYPAVTSKGGHERLCYIPMTDLMNFLTEKCKEKGVKFHTNTQVAALVRDNGRIVGVKATNPEGTTIFIKAKKAVLMSAGGMQHNRSLLKQYAPSVYKGVGSVSMSLPSNTGECFRMGLGAGADVAGFDSCTCFEGGIDLMEKGGPWFRYLYSGDVQLSRAPWLHLNKACERFMMMDNNLGQYMLRPPAMGAQPGGRAYVIFDNKYEENIWKIQDDVPLGLSCKRPITSDIPGLNTVTRNNLLCPDDWREAVKESIDLGAIRVADTLEELAEKLGLDKFLFKEAVDKWNKYCDAGEDPEFDTPPRYLIPIKHAPFYGLKAGGSMGPVGCGLRTNRHMQVLDMDSKPIPGLYAGFFTAGGSIGQSRMPMGFGLLGGCSMSTTSGYTAVEHAVSQK; translated from the coding sequence ATGAACAAAGATTATGATTGGAGAGTAGGAAAAAAGCCACTCGATAAACCTGAAGATGCTGAACCGATCCAGCCGGTAGACCCACCGGCAAAATGGGATCAGGAAGCCGATATAGTAGTAGTCGGATCTGGAGGAGGAGGCCTTGCAGGCTCTCTAAAAGCCAACTCGGAGGGATACTCCGTGATTCTTTTGGAGAAATTGAAATTTACCGGCGGGACATCCCAATACGCCGGCGCCTTTTACGCTTACAACAGCAGAATACAGAAAAAAGAAGGGATAGAATGGGATGTAAATGAAGTTGCCATGGGAAGCCTTTTTGAGACGGGTTACACAGGCAACATCCATTTGTTTCGTAACATGATACAAAAGAGTGGTGAAGTCGTAGATTGGATAGAAGATCAGGGTTTTAAATGGGAGAACGAGAGAGCAGGATATCCCGCAGTCACCTCCAAAGGCGGCCACGAGAGATTATGTTATATTCCGATGACAGACCTTATGAACTTTCTGACCGAAAAGTGCAAGGAAAAGGGCGTGAAATTTCACACCAACACTCAGGTAGCCGCATTGGTGAGAGATAATGGCAGAATTGTGGGGGTGAAAGCTACCAATCCGGAGGGAACCACCATCTTCATAAAAGCAAAAAAAGCCGTACTTATGTCGGCCGGCGGTATGCAGCACAATCGAAGTTTGCTTAAGCAATATGCACCCTCAGTCTATAAAGGTGTCGGCAGTGTATCGATGTCTCTGCCGTCAAATACCGGAGAATGTTTCAGGATGGGGCTTGGAGCAGGAGCTGATGTGGCGGGATTTGACTCATGTACCTGCTTTGAGGGGGGGATAGACCTCATGGAAAAAGGCGGCCCGTGGTTTAGATATTTATACTCCGGAGATGTTCAGTTATCGAGGGCCCCGTGGCTGCACCTAAACAAAGCGTGCGAAAGATTTATGATGATGGACAACAACTTAGGCCAATACATGTTAAGGCCGCCCGCCATGGGTGCGCAACCCGGGGGAAGGGCCTATGTGATTTTCGATAACAAGTACGAAGAAAATATTTGGAAGATCCAGGATGATGTCCCATTGGGGCTGTCATGCAAACGCCCCATCACGTCGGATATCCCTGGCTTGAATACAGTTACCAGAAATAATCTGCTTTGCCCGGATGATTGGCGGGAAGCTGTGAAAGAATCAATCGATTTGGGAGCAATAAGAGTAGCCGATACATTGGAGGAGTTAGCAGAAAAGTTAGGCCTGGATAAGTTTTTATTTAAAGAAGCCGTAGACAAATGGAATAAATATTGTGATGCCGGTGAAGATCCGGAATTTGATACACCTCCCCGGTATCTGATACCGATAAAGCACGCTCCCTTCTATGGGCTTAAAGCAGGCGGCAGTATGGGACCGGTCGGCTGTGGCTTAAGGACTAATCGTCACATGCAAGTATTGGATATGGATTCAAAGCCTATACCCGGGCTATACGCCGGATTTTTCACGGCCGGTGGAAGTATCGGACAGAGTAGAATGCCGATGGGTTTTGGTCTTCTCGGGGGTTGCAGCATGTCGACTACCTCCGGTTATACTGCCGTCGAACATGCTGTATCACAAAAGTAA
- a CDS encoding spirocyclase AveC family protein has product MFKKILVSSFLLLLIVIFTKSVFAETERPNALNKQSGKTIGTVGDVSTRQASPKFDNPSYIWIQEIIVPIISLIMLAFFITQSVRGGAFTFGALLYISATTMFWQEWYADWGAYLLFNPAFSLMPWGSTLWTAPNKPWAIILSYGPFFATIYLLMLALINKFHKKYPNLGKNRWILVVVIPSFYLFDLLVEGFAASQGWWSYTDYIGPAIATDRGNFPVVYPIALFVLYGVITTWILGMRGPDERVRFESWFGVDHIQAGFGRELARLGVWILVMNGLFLLFSTGPFVAVRALFGHASTLVP; this is encoded by the coding sequence ATGTTTAAAAAGATTCTTGTTTCGAGCTTCCTTTTACTTCTAATTGTAATTTTTACGAAGTCAGTTTTTGCGGAAACGGAAAGGCCAAATGCTCTTAACAAGCAATCCGGCAAAACGATTGGTACAGTGGGTGATGTTAGCACCAGACAAGCGTCTCCTAAGTTTGACAATCCATCTTATATCTGGATTCAGGAAATTATAGTACCTATTATTTCCCTTATCATGCTTGCTTTTTTCATCACGCAGTCAGTTCGTGGCGGAGCTTTTACTTTCGGAGCGCTTTTATATATTTCCGCCACAACCATGTTCTGGCAGGAATGGTATGCGGATTGGGGTGCATATCTGCTCTTTAACCCTGCATTTTCTCTAATGCCTTGGGGCTCAACCCTTTGGACTGCACCGAACAAACCATGGGCGATCATACTGTCTTACGGCCCTTTTTTTGCTACTATATATCTGTTGATGCTTGCTCTGATCAATAAGTTTCACAAAAAATATCCAAACTTAGGAAAAAACCGCTGGATACTTGTTGTTGTGATACCAAGCTTTTATCTTTTTGATCTGCTTGTGGAAGGCTTTGCCGCAAGTCAAGGTTGGTGGTCCTACACGGATTACATAGGCCCTGCAATTGCAACGGATAGAGGCAACTTTCCTGTCGTGTATCCAATAGCACTTTTTGTTCTTTACGGGGTTATTACCACCTGGATATTGGGCATGCGCGGTCCGGATGAACGGGTCAGGTTCGAATCATGGTTTGGAGTTGATCATATTCAGGCAGGATTTGGGCGGGAACTGGCGCGTCTGGGAGTTTGGATATTAGTCATGAATGGGCTTTTCCTGTTGTTTAGCACCGGTCCGTTCGTTGCCGTACGTGCGCTGTTCGGACATGCAAGCACGCTTGTACCTTGA